In the Phyllopteryx taeniolatus isolate TA_2022b chromosome 1, UOR_Ptae_1.2, whole genome shotgun sequence genome, ATTGGGTGAAGTTGTTTATTGGGCCGATGGCGCTGAGTGACATGGCGTTGTCCCGCCCCCAGAGCAGGTTTGGCCCAAACACCACAGCCAGGTTGCTGTTGGTCATCTTATTGACGTGACTGTTCGCTGTTACCtgttacaacacacacacacacgcacacacatgcacgcgcacacacccacATTACATCATTCAGCAAGTACTGCATCATGATGGAAGCTACAAAGATTATGgtattacatttggattcaagatcaaaaacataatttttgatCTGATGGCAACATGCAAGGTTTAGAACTCAAAGAGAGACAACGCTGACATCTAATTTCATCCATCTttataaaacccacaaagacaggtGAACTATATTTATGTCACAGTTTAACTTGCTGATAGCTGGTAAAATATTAATTAGGTGTTTTTATAGGCCTTTCAAAAGAAACgcaacaaaaacatgccttgggtgtatttacagtaaatagggtatttctatttcacaaatttcacttattgcggagGTGGACAAGAATTTAACACCCTCCCCCCATGGGAGTGGGGGGGAGAAATCACTGAATACAGATGGTATAACCTATTTATTATCATATAAATAACTAGTTTATGAAGAGATAACCAgctgatggaaaaaaattacctGATTATTTAAACAGTACACagtgtacatgtacagtaactTAAGCTGTCAGGTAATTGTGAGACATTTAAAAAGCAGGAAAAATTTGGcctaaatgacatacagtactcaccCTTTGTTTGTCAAAACTGAAGTACAATACTGGAGTTCATGTGGATGTGAAAGGCCCGGTTCAACTGGGTTTGCCTTGGACCACGCCACTGTGGCTAGCCAGCGACAGCCAGCCCCAAAACTGTGACAGTATGGTGGATCACTTGCTTGTGCTTTGGTTAAGAAGGCAGCTAGCCAGCTAACTACCCCGCTAGCTACACTACACTTCACACGTTTCTTGCAGTTATATGCTTCGTTTTGGCGCCGAGCGGCGACCCGGCTGGCCACTGTGGGCTGCCCAGGCATAGACAGGCTCCCGCAGCCCGCAGGCTTCTTTTTACCGATCGAGTCCGAGGCCTGTGGCTACACGGCTCAACGCATGTGAAAGCCGGTCAGCCGGTCCACCCAGCCTGCAGTAAGCAGCGCCACTTTCCCCCCTTGGAGGAAAACCCCAAGTGAACTAACTCCCCCTCAGTAGCGGTGAGACGGAAACAGAAGATAACAATCCAACTTTATCACATTTTTGTGACAGTTTTTAAAGCGCACACAAACCTCCATCTGCCACAATCACTCGCCACATAACATGAgccttttttattgttttaaacacaTAGGGTGGGGGAGcaataaatcattaaataaataaaagaatacgCCAGATTTCCGTTACTACGCCAGAGTACGTCAAGCCACGCATGAGATACCagtgagtttttcgagatacgagctgtcattcGGCCTAtttcttgctttgacttgcaagcaaaagtTTGAGATACAAGGGCCGTATGGTGGCACTGAACTCAAGTCGCTTcagatagtaaacaattcttccCAAAAGACGAGTCAAGCTGTTTTTTGTCacccccagttgaagtttactctaaaactaaacattaaacaaagagaTTTACAACTTATGTATTTAGAACAGCGGCATAGATTTGCCTTTGGTAAGTCAGTTTAGGTTAATCCTAACAAATGatggaaaatgccataaatgggctaacgaatagcatcgctGTCGCGGTCTTACAACCCTTTAAACAACATAAATGATGGAGCATcacatgtagagagagaatataaaaatactgaaaggcacatattctttatcctctgcaaagaggataaaaacattaaattatttGGGGGGGACGCTGGAAGGGATTAacagtatttccattcatttcaaagattTTTACGTTCCGAACATtgtcacggaacgaattcaactcatatctcaaggcaccactatagttctaaaaaactcacctattctgtttttgtgcctaggaaaaaaaaactgaattgctttggtgccatctggtggcattttGTCAAGgaactgttgaagtgagttgaggagcttcatatAATTAACAGTAGTCTATTGCcaccatcttatggcatctattggcaattacagtataatgtttttaggattaTGGGAAATAACTAACAGCTTTTCATTATTCGTTGCAGGGCTCAGTTCCTATCCTTGTAActagcgagggttcactgtaatgatttgactcaacttgcttgaaatttattcatctgtgctggtttccgGTATGGtcccacacagtcctgcagGTCGgctgatctcagagccctattTTACACGTATggtggttattattatttttttattcattcaaatttggtaggcctttaaaaaaaacctctgtggtgtgtcaaatttacaagacatttttttggccTCTTTAGTGGGTCTTTACACACTCTTTTTCATTGTGCTGTTCATTCAGTGTCATTAGCAGATTGCAccagagatacagagagactggtagagtcacagaaaggcctGGAAGTGGATGTCCTTGAAATTTTCACCGGTTCCattcatggctcaaacacctgttgtgaattttgccaatCAGCCCCTTGTTAGTGAACAGCAagcattgaacagttggacattcaAAGGTTTAGAGGTCAAATAAAGTTTGCCTGTAAAGGTTACAGTGCAGAGAATGATATTTAGCAGTACAACTCTACCTGGGCCAGAAATGTGATTAGGTATCTGAGTGTGGCGTAGTTCTCCTCTGGCAGTGACTCCACCAGTGTCTTCATGACGGTCACCTGACTGTCACTGGACACAGCTTGACCAAAACACAAACCACAGTTTGTTTTAGTTACAACTCGACAGACCTAAACGGCAACATTTTTAACTGTTCATGGCAAACCCACAGGCAAAATTGACAATGTCATTGTAGAGCTGGTAGGTCAGCAGTGGCTCGGGCAGTTCTCTAAGGAACGTCTTCAAGATGACTGCCGCCAAGTGGACATCTTCCATGTCTCGGAAGTTCACTGCTTCTCCTGCAACAAAGGCAAAACACATTGAAGGGAAACTAaacctctgtcctccactcgttacctgtattaatggcatctgtttgaactcatcagtataaaagacacctgtccaaaacaggtgtcttttatactgtcacactccaaactccactatggccaagaccaaagagctgtcaaaggaaaCCAGAAACACAATTGTatacctgcaccaggctgggaagactgaatctgcaataggtaagcagcttggtgtgaagaaatcaactgtgggagcaattattagaaaatggaaggcatccaagaccactgataatctccctcgatcgagggactgatccgtgtaaagcaagggcattgaagacgtggctgggtctttcagcatgacaatgatcccaaacacaccacccgggcaacgaaggagtggcctcgccagtctccagatctcaacaccatagaaaatctttggaggatttgaaagtctgtgttgcccatcgacagccccaaaacatcattgctctagaggagatccgCATGGACGAATGGGCCAAAACACCAGCAACAGTTTGTGAAAACCTTgcgaagacttacagaaaacgtttgaccccTGTTATTGCCAACAAAGgctatataacaaagtattgagatgaaccccctccttgagccgtcaccttatcgtggtggaggggtttgtgtgtcccaatgatcctaggagctaagttgtctggggctttatgcccctggcagggtcacccatggcaaacaggtcctaggtgagggaccagacaaagcacggctcaaagaccccttaggatgacgacaaaaaaatggactcaggtttcccttgcccggacgtgggtcaccggggcccccctctggagccaggcctggacgtggggctcgaaggcgagcgcctggtggccgagcctgcacccatggggcgaAAGTGTAACgtaggtcccccttcccatggactcaccacctgtgagaggggccataggggtcgggtgcaatgcgagctgggcggtggccggaggcggggaccttggcgatccgatccgctacagaagctggctcaagggacgtggaatgtcacctctctgacagggaaggagcccgagctggtgtgtaaggtcgagaagttccgactagatatagtcggactcgcctacacgcacagcttgggctctggtaccagtcctctcgagaggggttggactctcttccactctggagttgcccacggtgagaggcggcgagcaggtgtgggtatacttattgctccccggctcggcgcctgtatgttggggttcaccccggtggacgagagggtagcctcccgccgccttcgggtgggggggacgggtcctgactgttgcttttgcctttgcaccaaacagcagttcagagtacccaccctttttggagtccttggagggggtgttggagagcgctcctgctggggactccatcgttctgctgggggacttcaatgctcacgtgggcaatgacagtgagaactggaagggcgtgattgggaggaacggcccccccgatcagaaccagagtggtgttctgttattggacttctagCGTTGCAATTGTGTACTGCATCCAAAAGAACAGTGCACTCTAGCACCTCAGTTTTCCAAACACGTATTTCAACAACAggagctccatccatccatccattttctgagccgcttctcctcactagggtcgcgggcgtgctggagcctatcccagctgtcatcgggcaggaggcggggtacaccctgaagtggttgccagccaatcgcagggcacatagaaacaaacaaccattcgcactcacagtcatgcctacgggcaatttagagtctccaattaatgcatgtttttgggatgtaggaggaaaccggagtgcccggagaaaacccacacggcacggggagaacatgcaaactccacacaggcggggccggggattgaagccgggtcctcagaactgtgagactgacgctctaaccagtcgtccaccgtgccgccacaacaggAGCTAtcgtatatataaaaaaaacaaaaactaggaAAGATAGGAAAATTTGCTGGAACACCGGTTAACACGGGACCATTGGCCGTACTGTGGTCTGCTGCCTATGGTAAACAACACTGTCTAACAAAACCGAATGAAATAAAGCTTGGAAACCGCTTTGCATTGTGGGTTGAGGCGGCTGCAATAGCATACTAAGCAGGATGTACAATGGCTGCGTATTAtaacattaaaaacatgttgAAAAGCATGAACCAGATGggattttacaaagaaaaacgaGACCGCAAAGCCAGaaaccaggggcctcatgtacaaagacttgcatggatttcctactgaaacatggcgtacgctcaaatccagaaaacgtcgtgagcacaaaaatatccagatgtatgaatttgtgcgtacgcatgaatccaagcacttttccttcgtacatcccaatcaacgtagAATTGAGTAGCCAACTCCtacctgtccacgcccacatttaaatatgcaaatcatatttaaatgaaccctgcacctgagatcccaaTCTCTGCAtgagcagaaaaaaagaaaatgagcaaggtaatgaagaatgtttttttttttttttgaatgtgaagTTTCTCAATGAAATGGAGGTGCGCaggaaaatcctctttggcacgctgtcctctggCGTTAACAACAagtgaaagaggagtgaatgggataGCGTGTGTggggctgtcaatgctgtggaggtAGAATAGCGCACACAcgctgaattaaaaaataagtggtcagacattaaggtggatgtgaagcggaaaGCTGCCCACTGCTAAAGGGTGGCTAAAACAGGGGGAAGAatcggcgcggagggcctcaccacGTTCGAGGAGAGAGTCGGTGCGATCATGGGCGACGCTACtctcacatgtggctgactctgattacccccaaggtaaataccatgtatttttataacgcccaacaaatgtgttcatacagtaacctacactcagccctgtgagagaAAGGTtaatgcgtaaatgttgtatgtatggtatttataataaatcttttgatttcaaattcaaccccaattccaatgaagttgggacgttgtgttaaacataaataaaaacagaatacaatgatttgtaaaggatgttcaacctatatttaattgaatacactacaaagacaagatatttaatgttcaaactgataaactttattgtttttagcaaataatcattaacttagaattttatggctgcaacacgttccaaaaaagctgggacaggtggcaaaaaagactgagacagTTGAgggatgctcatcaaacacctgtttggaacatcacacaggtgaacaggctaattgggaacaggtgggtgccatgattgggtataaaaggagcttccctgaattgctcagcaagcaaagatggggcggggttcacctctttgtgaacaactgcatgagaaaatagtcgaacagtttaagtgcaatgttcctcaacgtacaattgcaaggaatttagggatttcatcatctacagtccataatatcataaaaaaaaaagtgtcagtaaatgcagttacatccgtaagtgcaacttgaaactctactatgcaaagcaaaagccattcatcaaccacacccagaaacgccgccggcttctctgggcccgagctcatctaagatggactgatgcaaagtggaaaagtgttctgtggtccaacgagtccacatttcaaattgtttttggaaattgtgtatgtcgtgtcctctgggccaaagaggaaaagaaccatccggactgttatggaggcaaagtttaaaagccagcatttatgatggtatgggggtgcgttagtgccaatggcatgggtaacttacacatctgtgaaggcaccattaatactgaaaggtacatacaggttttgaagaaacatatgctgccatccaagcaacgtctttttcatggacgcccctgcttatttcagcaagacaatgccaaaccacattctgcacatgttacaacagcgtggcttcgtagtaaaagagtgcgggtactagactggcctgcctgcagtccagacctgtctcccaaaatgtcaaaatgtgtggcgcattatgaagtgtacaatacgacaacggaggccctggactgttgaacagctgaagctgtacatcaaccaagaatgggaaagaattccacctacaaagcttcaacaattaagtgtcctcagttcccaaatgtttattgaatgttgttaaaagaaaaggtgatgtaacacaatggtaaacatgaccctgtcccagcttttttggaacgtgttgcagccatgaaattctaagttaatgattatttgctaaaaacaataaagtttatcagtttgaacattaaatatcttgtctttgtagtgcattcaattaaatataggttgaacatgatttgcaaataattgtattcagtttttatttatgtttaacacaacttcccaacttcattggaattggggttgtagaagatGGCAGACTGTCATGGCGCTCCCCTACTGGGTCACCGCtcttatgtataaataaatctaaaattcTTTGCTCATGCGAATGTATCAGATTATTAGCAGAGGTCATAATACACCAATCATAACATATAAACGCAGACATTGAGTTTGGCCAGTAAACAACTGCAAATGCTACACAGTTCAAGCAGAGAGATGAGCACTCtaccataaaaaaacaaaaacattttacgtAAATCTGTCAATCTTCCTACCTGAGTTATATCTGAGCTGGACCTCCTTCACCAAAGTCACATTGGCAGAACGTCGGAAGATTCCTTCAATCTCCAGACCTGACAAAGTTTAGACCAAAACAAAACGGTTTCAAGATCCACTCAGGTCCATATATATTGGGACATTACcactattttcatatttttggctctaaacactgcaataatgtatttgaaatgaaatgaacaagaGTTCCTTTAAGTGCAGACTCTTGGCTTCAATTTaagggtatttacatccaaatcaggtgaacggtgtaggaattacaacagtctgtgtacagtatatgcctcccactttttaagggaccaaaGGTAATGGGACAATTGAATAatctttcactttttaatacttgattgcaaatcctttgcagtcaatTCTGGAATGCATAGACATCACCAGATGCTGGATTTCATCCCTGGTGATGCTCTGCCAGGCcttcactgtagttgtcttcTGTTCCTGCTTGTTCTTTGGGCATTTTCCCTTCCGTTTTATCTTCAGCAAGTGATAAATACATGTGcagttggattcaagtcaggtgattgacttggcatAACATTGCATCACATTCCACttctttgccttaaaaaaactACTTGGTTGCTTTCGCAGTATGCTGTGGGTCCATCTGCACTGTGAAGCACCGTGCAGTGAGTTCTGAAGCATTTGGATAATTATGAGCAGATAATATTGTCTGTCACACTTCAGAAGACTTCCTGGTGCTTTTGTCATCAGTCACATCTTCAATAAATACAAGGGAACCAGTTCCACTGGCAGCCATTATGCCCACCTGCCCATGCAACCAcacccaccatgcttcactaaTGAGatggtatgttttggatcacgagcagttcttttctttcttcattcGTTTCTCTTTTCATCATTCTGGTACAAGTGGATCTTTGTATCATCTGTCCATAGGAAGATGTTAGAAAACTGTAAAGGCTTTTTTAGATGATGTTCCGCAAACTCAAATCTGGCTTTCCGGTTTTTGAGACTCACCAATTGTTTACATCTTGTGGTGAACCATTTCTCATGATTGTTGTCTTTGACACACATACACCTGGGGAGTGTTCTTCATCTGGCCGATTtataagaatgtttttttcttcaccagGGAAAGAACTCTACGGTCATCTACCACAGTTGCTTTCCGTGGTCTTGCGGGTCTTTTTGTGTTACAGAGGTTACCAATTGGGTTCTTTCTTCTtaggaatgttccaaacagttgaTTTGGCCAATCCTAATatttttgctctctctctctctgatagGGTTGTTTGATTGTTCAGCTTACTTCACTGATAGTGACACTGACAGCTCTTTGGGCGTCAAATTGAGAGCTGACAGCAAGAGATTCCAAATGCAAATAGTGCACTTAAAATGAACTCGAGACCTTTTGCTACTCTGGGATAAATAGGATAATGAGGGAATAACACACACATGGCCAAGGAATAGCTGAGCAGCCAAAGTTCCCATTAAAAACATGGGAGGCACACAtaaactgttgtaattcctacacaATTCTCCTAATTTGGAAGTAAATACTCTCAAATAAAAGCTGAAGGTCTGCAGTAAAAGCACATCTTGcttgtttcatttaaaatccattgtggtggtgtttaaaGTAAAAACAGATTAGAATTATGTTGatttcccaatatttatggatgTGACTTTACCACTTAGCTTTGGGTTGTGTTTAAGTCACCTTGCTCTGACAGGAAACTTATAGTGTCTCTCATTACTACAGGAACAGCATCTCCATCTGGACTCCTCTTTCTTAACCTGAAAGACAGACAAATACACTATTAACTCTAATGCTTTTGACACTCATTAGTGGTGTTTCACATGAAATACAAGAGGTGACTTACAATTCAAGGGGAACTGCAAAGACCTGGTTGGGGAGAGGTGGACTCCGAAGAGGGGACATAGGAGGCTGGGAGGTTGGCTTCAGAGAGGCTCTCAACTTGTTGTCGTATCTGCACACGTGCACCCATTGAAGCTTGGTGTTAAGGCGATTCGTGGTTGCCAGGTTAATCAAATCACACCGGTAATACCACTTTTTCAATCGCGTGCGTGAATGAGAACTTCTTACTCTTTGACACGGGCTGGAATGATGAGCTGCTCACACTTGACCACGTTCTCCAGCTCACTCAGATAGCTCACGTAGTTGAGTTTCCTCCCAAACTTAAAACTACACTCAAAAGATGAGAAATAATTGTAACAACAAAATTCCCAATGATAGgctgcaatatattttaatcatgcttttttttttttttttttttgtctgcttcaAACGACAATTTTGGCCCCTGCTAAGATCACAAGTATTGTTGCTAACATACCGTACATAATTTTAATGTGAGCCAAATAACCTGTGACCTCTGTTCTCTACACAGCAAATCTCTATGGGCCATACAACATAGTACCTGATGATGGGTTTGAACAGGATCAGCAGGGTCTTGATGAACATGGTGGGATGGACAATATACAAGGCTTTGATATTCTTCTTATACCtggcaaagaaaaacaacaaaccacTCTTAAAATAATCAGCCAAACAAGTGTGACTCAAGAAGCAAAATCTGGTCATTGCTTGTTCACGGATGCAAACTCACTTCCTGTCAAACTCCCTGTAAGCATCCCGCAGCCAGCTGAGTGATGGCTTGTTCTCGTTGGTCAGCCCGTGATGGAAGTAGATCAGGGTGTAGTCACTTTCAACATACTGGTCCAAGGTTCCTTTCAGATACCTAAAAGACCAAGCGGAACCACCAACGTGGTTAGGGGAAAGGAGGACCGCTGaccaaaaaaactaattattgCTCTTGCTTTGACAGGGACAAATGGTCCTTGGTCTGAAAGTCActgtaaaatataatttaaaaaaaaggaaccaACATTCTATACTTTGGCCTCAGCAACCCCAAACTCATTAGCTATTGTCCAGACCTTTTCTTCAACGGGCTGCACAGAAAAAATATAGGATGCAAGggccattttaacatttttcactAATTTATTTACAGGAATACACTAAAAACCAATCTACGAGTACATAGTCTACTTCTACATATTGTGAGACGGTTAAGTCAGGGGAATGCACTCAAGAGAGTATGTCAGTGCAAACGTTAAATTGTCGCTTTTCTTTGTGATAGTAAGCGCAAGAAAGCTAGCAAATTTCTGACTAACATGCGGGATCAGATTTTGTGTCAACACACGAAAATGATGAGGGACGCAAAAAGCTTTGTGAAGGTGCGTCCTCTGATGCGCAACATGGCTTAACTGTATGTGTGCATGGCTCAAATTAAGCGGTCTCACATCGCAGTTGCCGGgtaaaaattagcattttgcgcatcaaaaaacacattgaaaagtaaAACTGCAAATCAGGTTTACCGCCAGGGACGGTTGCGAAGACGGCAGCGGCGTATATGACAATGCGCTTAGGTCACTGATGCGTGGACATGGAAGTAAAGTGTTCGAATGAAAAGCACCAAGACAGAGGTTGCAAAATGCGATGCTAATTGAGATGAgcgagagaaaaaagacaaatggcgaaaatgtggtagcatttcatagtgaaatgcaaggcgagcTTTAATCCCAATCGTAGCCCGAAACCTAACTATAACAAActtctctgtttttatttcgtacaaatgtgatacatgtttgggatAGTCATCTCATTACATCTGCATAGTCTGCCCTTCTCATGACGCAGGAGCCAATTATGCTGCAGTGGGGCGTGTCTTGCATAGAATACAAGGGGGACTCCTAATAACACAACCAGCCAGTTGTGCTCAAATGCTTTGATCTGagacagtggttctcaaacgttttgcgTCCAGGGACCCTTTAAAGCAGAGTAATATTTTCAAGGACCCCCTCAGAATCCCCaccccaattaaacataactatcaTGTGCAtctcattttttaacatttcaaccCAACTATTATGACCTGTTTAATTGAAAGGAATTTAACCAAATTCATccacccatctatccattttaatCTCACTAGTTGAATTAAATTCACTATTGTCACTAGTTGAcgtgcactgcttccactaacagcatggctgtgaacagagaggagctagtttacaaacaCAGTCAGTGTTGTCCAACTTCGCAACTTTTCTCAGCATTCTagcaacaatttttcaaaaaagtgacGAGTGAGTTTAATAACTTGACTCGACATGATTTTTGTCACAATAGTTTTGGACTCTCTTGAAACAAAGGTTAAACTTGACATTTCTATGTCTAAATTTCAGCCCTATCAGTAAGACTCATAGCTAAAACTGACTCACATCAGCAGCTTGTGATGGTCCAGTTGGTGCTGGGGGGGCATCCGGCAGGCGTTAAACACAATAACTTTTCTGCCAAAGTTGTCGTCACCTAcaagaaaacagaaaagaagTCAGGACAGGCAAGGGGATGAGGTCTGCAAAAGATAGCCGCCAACTGCCAGAAGCGACCAGATGACCCACTGACCGGCGACTTCGATGATTTGATGCCGGGCGATGTCATAGAAGGGATGCTCCCAGGGCAGGTGGGGAGAACTGGCATCAAACCGCTGAGAGATATCGGTCTctgatacaaacacacacatacacaattaAATATCTGCATTATACAGCATTCCTccactatatcgcagatttttcattctttttttaaatgggtttaCAGTACACTGGTACCATTACTTACAAGtataatttgttccgtgaccaggcTCATTAATTCAAGTtgatataactttttttttcataaaaaagttgttttcaccCAAGCCTTTGCTTTTATATTTCGTATCGTCCGGCGACATTTCCGTGCTTCCTGGAACCAAAGATGACGTATTTTATGTAGCCTAACTTTTAGCCTATTATTTTACCTACATTGTGTCACACTTGTAAAACGCCAACTAATACGAGTTAGGGGTTCGTGCGGAAACTGTCAGCGATTAAATAGTGGtataatgtaaatacagtacagcatAATCATCCATGTTTTTACACAGGTTATCCTCATTGGGGTCCCAGGTGTGCTTTACATACTGATGTGCTTATCAATTCCAGTAATACCAATAAAATGTCACTAGGTGACAGTTTCACTCTGTAAACACCTTCGGTTCCCTCTCCATTATGTCTGTCAGGC is a window encoding:
- the arhgap1 gene encoding rho GTPase-activating protein 1, which encodes MSSELLVDLGEDQTTAQLGHLKLTTLEDQQWPPDESTLRKSETDISQRFDASSPHLPWEHPFYDIARHQIIEVAGDDNFGRKVIVFNACRMPPQHQLDHHKLLMYLKGTLDQYVESDYTLIYFHHGLTNENKPSLSWLRDAYREFDRKYKKNIKALYIVHPTMFIKTLLILFKPIISFKFGRKLNYVSYLSELENVVKCEQLIIPARVKEYDNKLRASLKPTSQPPMSPLRSPPLPNQVFAVPLELLRKRSPDGDAVPVVMRDTISFLSEQGLEIEGIFRRSANVTLVKEVQLRYNSGEAVNFRDMEDVHLAAVILKTFLRELPEPLLTYQLYNDIVNFASVSSDSQVTVMKTLVESLPEENYATLRYLITFLAQVTANSHVNKMTNSNLAVVFGPNLLWGRDNAMSLSAIGPINNFTQCLLDQQHLVFA